The following DNA comes from Halalkaliarchaeum sp. AArc-CO.
ATGGGCGTGATGGACGGCGTCATCTTCGCGATCCTGTGGTATCTCGTCGGCTACAAACAGTGGCTCGTCGGGCAACGCCACGACTACGTCACGCTGGGGGAGATGCTCGGGGACCGGTTCGGCTCCCGGCGCCTGCGAGCGACCGTCGCCGGCGTCAGCCTCTTCTGGCTGTTCCCGTACGTGATGCTCCAGCAGATGGGGGCCGGCGAGGCGCTTGTGGGGCTCACTGACGGCGCAGTACCGTACTGGGGTGGGGCGGCGCTGATCACCGCGTTTATGATCCTGTACGTGATCCTGGCGGGACTCCGCGGCGTCGCCTGGACCGACACGCTCCAGGGGCTGTTCATGCTGTCGATGGTGTGGATCGCCGTGCTGTGGGTGCTGTCTGCGGCCGGCGGCCTGGGGGCGGCGACCGACGCCGTCGCCGCCTCCCATCCGGAGTTCCTCGCGCTGGGCGGGGGGGTGTACACTCCACAGTTTATCATCTCGACGGCAGTGACGATCGCGTTCGGCGTCACCATGTTTCCCCAGATCAACCAGCGGTTCTTCGTCGCCGAGAGCGACCGCGTCCTCAAGCGGTCGTTCACGCTGTGGCCGGTGCTCGTGCTCCTGTTGTTCGTTCCGGCGTTCATGCTGGGCACGTGGGCGGCCGGACTGGGCGTTGCGGTCCCCGAGGGGGCGAACGTGGTCCCGGTCGTCCTCAACGAGTTCACCCCGGAGTGGTTCGCGGCACTCGTGATCGCGGGCGCGATCGCGGCGATGATGTCCTCTTCCGACTCGATGCTGCTGTCCGGGTCGTCGTACTTCACGCGGGACGTGTACCGGCCGCTGGTGGACCACGAGGTGAGCGAGCGACGGGAGGCGTGGCTCGGCC
Coding sequences within:
- a CDS encoding sodium:solute symporter family protein, which translates into the protein MGGGLQFAIVVGYLFVALGIGLLAYWVSEATAEDYFLASRSLGTLVLLFTTFATLLSAFTFFGGPNLAYAAGPEWILVMGVMDGVIFAILWYLVGYKQWLVGQRHDYVTLGEMLGDRFGSRRLRATVAGVSLFWLFPYVMLQQMGAGEALVGLTDGAVPYWGGAALITAFMILYVILAGLRGVAWTDTLQGLFMLSMVWIAVLWVLSAAGGLGAATDAVAASHPEFLALGGGVYTPQFIISTAVTIAFGVTMFPQINQRFFVAESDRVLKRSFTLWPVLVLLLFVPAFMLGTWAAGLGVAVPEGANVVPVVLNEFTPEWFAALVIAGAIAAMMSSSDSMLLSGSSYFTRDVYRPLVDHEVSERREAWLGRIGVAVFATAAFFASLTRPGTLIEVGDTAFSGFALLTLPVLAALYWDRTTGAGMIAGILVPQTVYVTHVLVPARTVTLLGSEIPLFARTYGGWDVALGLMVLGLAITVAVSLSTAPNPAAEPSRFDVRG